Proteins from a single region of Streptomyces spinoverrucosus:
- a CDS encoding NYN domain-containing protein — protein sequence MDRCVVLVDAGYLLGAAASLLAGEPSRSRITVDHTALIQGLRERAESDTERPLLRIYWFDGAPDRVPQPEHRRLRVMPRVTVRLGALTRSDGRWNQKGVDAAMHAELTELARNRACSDIVLVTGDGDLLPGMMAAKEHGVAVHLWAVQAADGDYNQSEDLVAEADERRVLDRTWITKAVRAKELGGICAPPPAPRPEIAAILSAPLPDSTLAPAAERAAEQPPRAAPVAAQNGAEERVPAPKGVPTPKDLAALRAHGPQATQPTTATLRWSSDKGWVDRPGVAAEPPEVASMPTLAQLTTAEQRWADREEDITTVGGDPYEVGQVFARRWMSRLGDQSHLQKLSGMYPRVPHRIDGELLRYAARFGLLAHKDDQIDEHDRYAIRAGFWREIDVRTAAEPAPAGEQ from the coding sequence GTGGACCGCTGCGTCGTCCTGGTGGACGCCGGGTATCTGCTGGGGGCCGCCGCCAGTCTCCTCGCCGGGGAGCCTTCGCGGTCCCGCATCACCGTGGACCACACCGCCCTGATCCAGGGGCTGCGTGAACGCGCCGAGTCCGACACGGAACGGCCGCTGCTGCGCATCTACTGGTTCGACGGCGCCCCCGACCGTGTCCCGCAGCCCGAGCACCGCAGGCTGCGTGTGATGCCCCGGGTCACGGTCCGGCTCGGCGCGCTCACCCGCAGCGACGGCCGCTGGAACCAGAAGGGCGTCGACGCCGCGATGCACGCCGAGCTCACCGAGCTGGCCCGCAACCGCGCCTGCTCCGACATCGTCCTGGTGACCGGTGACGGCGATCTGCTGCCGGGCATGATGGCCGCCAAGGAGCACGGGGTCGCCGTACACCTGTGGGCGGTGCAGGCCGCCGACGGGGACTACAACCAGTCCGAGGACCTGGTCGCCGAGGCCGACGAGCGGCGCGTGCTCGACCGGACGTGGATCACCAAGGCCGTACGCGCCAAGGAGCTGGGCGGGATCTGCGCGCCGCCGCCCGCGCCGCGCCCGGAGATCGCCGCGATCCTGTCCGCGCCGCTGCCCGACTCCACGCTCGCCCCCGCCGCCGAGCGGGCCGCCGAGCAGCCGCCGCGGGCAGCGCCCGTCGCCGCGCAGAACGGCGCCGAGGAGCGGGTGCCGGCGCCGAAGGGCGTGCCGACGCCCAAGGACCTCGCCGCGCTCCGGGCGCACGGCCCACAGGCCACGCAGCCCACCACCGCGACCCTGCGCTGGTCCTCCGACAAGGGCTGGGTGGACCGGCCCGGCGTCGCCGCGGAGCCGCCCGAGGTCGCCTCGATGCCGACGCTGGCGCAGCTCACCACGGCGGAGCAGCGGTGGGCCGACCGGGAGGAGGACATCACGACCGTCGGCGGAGACCCGTACGAGGTCGGACAGGTGTTCGCGCGGCGGTGGATGTCGCGGCTCGGTGACCAGAGCCACCTGCAGAAGCTGTCCGGGATGTACCCCCGCGTCCCGCACCGGATCGACGGGGAGCTGCTGCGGTACGCCGCCCGCTTCGGGCTGCTCGCCCACAAGGACGACCAGATCGACGAGCACGACCGGTACGCGATCCGGGCCGGGTTCTGGCGGGAGATCGACGTGCGGACGGCGGCCGAACCGGCTCCTGCCGGGGAGCAGTGA
- a CDS encoding DUF2252 domain-containing protein has protein sequence MSFPQLNDEQRGEEILAVFDTAFGELLAADPAAFRVKFRKMAASAFAFYRGTACLFYHDLDAGNAGRDGGRIYSGPFLDERTSRVWIHGDLHAENFGTYMDSNGRLIFNVNDFDEAYVGPFTWDLKRFAASIALIGYAKALSDDQITELVTIYATAYRERVHALATGAKSDEVPPFTLDTAEGPLLDALRVARSLTRFGLLDSMTEIRDFERRFAAGGGSIELDAATRYKVLAAFDGYLETLPESSLARPDSYRVKDVVGRRGIGIGSAGLPSYNILLEGNSDALENDVVIYVKQAQTPAVSRHITDPAIREYFQHEGHRTVISQRALQAHADPWLGWTELDGAGQLVAEVSPYAVDLDWGDIDDPEEIAAVVADLGRATATMHSAADDDSGHSELVPFSTERAIDAALAGDEEGLAPLLVDFAHSYGARARADHQIFVDLFRNGRIPGL, from the coding sequence ATGTCGTTCCCGCAGCTCAACGACGAGCAACGCGGCGAGGAGATCCTCGCCGTCTTCGACACCGCCTTCGGCGAGCTGCTCGCCGCCGACCCGGCCGCGTTCCGCGTGAAGTTCCGGAAGATGGCGGCCTCGGCCTTCGCCTTCTACCGGGGCACGGCGTGCCTCTTCTACCACGACCTGGACGCCGGGAACGCGGGACGGGACGGCGGGAGGATATACAGCGGCCCGTTCCTGGACGAGCGCACCTCACGCGTGTGGATCCACGGCGACCTGCACGCGGAGAACTTCGGCACGTACATGGACTCGAACGGCCGGCTGATCTTCAACGTCAATGACTTCGACGAGGCGTACGTCGGCCCCTTCACCTGGGACCTCAAGCGCTTCGCCGCCTCCATCGCCCTCATCGGGTACGCGAAGGCGCTCAGCGACGACCAGATCACCGAGCTGGTGACGATCTACGCGACCGCCTACCGCGAGCGCGTGCACGCGCTGGCCACCGGCGCCAAGAGCGACGAGGTGCCGCCCTTCACCCTGGACACCGCCGAGGGCCCGCTGCTGGACGCGCTGCGCGTCGCCCGCTCGCTGACCCGGTTCGGGCTGCTGGACTCGATGACCGAGATCCGCGACTTCGAACGCCGGTTCGCCGCGGGCGGCGGCTCCATCGAGCTGGACGCGGCCACGCGCTACAAGGTGCTCGCCGCCTTCGACGGCTACCTGGAGACGCTCCCGGAGTCCTCGCTGGCCCGCCCGGACTCGTACCGGGTGAAGGACGTCGTCGGCCGCCGCGGCATCGGCATCGGCTCGGCCGGCCTGCCGTCGTACAACATCCTGCTGGAGGGCAACAGCGACGCCCTGGAGAACGACGTGGTGATCTACGTCAAGCAGGCACAGACCCCGGCGGTCTCCCGGCACATCACGGACCCGGCGATCCGCGAGTACTTCCAGCACGAGGGCCACCGCACGGTGATCTCCCAGCGCGCCCTCCAGGCGCACGCCGACCCGTGGCTCGGCTGGACCGAGCTGGACGGCGCGGGCCAGCTGGTCGCCGAGGTGTCGCCGTACGCCGTCGACCTCGACTGGGGCGACATCGACGACCCGGAGGAGATCGCCGCGGTCGTCGCCGACCTGGGCCGCGCCACGGCCACCATGCACTCGGCCGCCGACGACGACTCCGGCCACTCCGAGCTGGTGCCGTTCTCCACCGAGCGGGCCATCGACGCGGCCCTCGCGGGCGACGAGGAGGGCCTCGCGCCGCTGCTGGTCGACTTCGCGCACAGCTACGGGGCACGCGCGCGTGCCGACCACCAGATCTTCGTCGACCTCTTCCGCAACGGCCGGATCCCCGGCCTGTGA
- a CDS encoding DsbA family protein gives MSKRNSQAAKSAARERLRAEREREAQRAKVKRQIIVACSVVGVLAAAGGIGYAVVQTNQPSAWEAAADAKVVAPANTSGKNGTTVLVGDSKSDNVVHLYEDPRCPACASFEQTVGETVNKGMEDGDYKLSFTLGTFLDGNLGGEGSKNALSALGAALNVGPEAFLDYKTALYSAEYHPEESTDEFSKDDYLIKVANTVDALKNNKKFQDAVEKGTYDAWAMKMSQSFDDTKDVKSTPTIKINDKVIENPSTVAEWETALKDAGVTK, from the coding sequence ATGAGCAAGCGAAACAGCCAGGCCGCAAAATCCGCCGCCCGCGAACGCCTCCGCGCCGAACGCGAGCGCGAGGCACAGCGCGCCAAGGTCAAGCGCCAGATCATCGTGGCCTGCTCGGTCGTCGGCGTCCTCGCCGCGGCCGGCGGCATCGGCTACGCCGTCGTCCAGACCAACCAGCCCAGCGCGTGGGAGGCGGCCGCCGACGCCAAGGTCGTCGCCCCCGCCAACACCTCCGGCAAGAACGGCACCACGGTCCTGGTCGGCGACTCCAAGTCCGACAACGTGGTCCACCTCTACGAGGACCCGCGCTGCCCGGCCTGCGCCTCCTTCGAGCAGACCGTCGGCGAGACCGTCAACAAGGGCATGGAGGACGGCGACTACAAGCTCTCCTTCACCCTCGGCACCTTCCTCGACGGCAACCTCGGCGGCGAGGGCTCCAAGAACGCCCTGAGCGCACTCGGCGCCGCGCTGAACGTCGGTCCCGAGGCGTTCCTGGACTACAAGACCGCGCTGTACTCGGCGGAGTACCACCCGGAGGAGTCCACCGATGAGTTCTCCAAGGACGACTACCTGATCAAGGTGGCGAACACGGTGGACGCGCTGAAGAACAACAAGAAGTTCCAGGACGCCGTCGAGAAGGGCACGTACGACGCCTGGGCCATGAAGATGAGCCAGTCCTTCGACGACACCAAGGACGTCAAGTCGACCCCCACCATCAAGATCAACGACAAGGTGATCGAGAACCCGAGCACCGTCGCCGAGTGGGAGACGGCCCTCAAGGACGCGGGCGTCACCAAGTAG
- a CDS encoding mechanosensitive ion channel family protein, whose product MENLLRPLIVIGGSVLLGLLIGWATDRLLRKADERHPETPLWGLLRRGRIPYQLVLCAALLRGSYDEAQLLQDHRVGVGQALTLVLIGSAAWLVIRIAAAVVETSYTRYASSRAQRDPARVRRVRTQVTLIMRVVAAVVGVVAVAAMLLTFPAMRAAGASLLASAGILGIVAGVAAQSTLSNMFAGLQIAFGDMVRIGDTVVVDGEWGTVEEITLTYLTVRTWDERRITMPVSYFTSKPFENWSRGTPQMTGIVYWHLDHTAPVAAMREKLRDILRECPAWDGRAYGLDVTDTTPNTMEVRALLTAKDADDVWTVRVAVRERMIAWLIQEHPYALPRVNTADATLPPGANGRRPSPDGTPQRRATDTPRPDRF is encoded by the coding sequence ATGGAGAACCTGCTCCGCCCCCTCATCGTGATCGGCGGCTCGGTCCTGCTCGGCCTGCTCATCGGCTGGGCCACCGACCGGCTGCTGCGCAAGGCCGACGAACGGCACCCGGAGACCCCCCTGTGGGGCCTGCTGCGCCGGGGCCGCATCCCCTACCAGCTCGTGCTGTGCGCCGCCCTGCTCAGAGGGTCGTACGACGAGGCGCAGCTGCTCCAGGACCACCGGGTCGGCGTCGGCCAGGCGCTCACGCTGGTGCTGATCGGGTCGGCGGCCTGGCTGGTGATCCGGATCGCGGCGGCGGTCGTGGAGACGTCGTACACGCGCTACGCCAGCTCCCGCGCCCAGCGTGACCCGGCCCGGGTCCGCCGGGTACGGACCCAGGTGACGCTGATCATGCGGGTGGTCGCGGCGGTCGTCGGCGTGGTGGCCGTCGCGGCGATGCTGCTGACGTTCCCCGCGATGCGCGCGGCCGGCGCCTCGCTGCTGGCCTCGGCCGGCATCCTCGGCATCGTCGCCGGTGTGGCGGCGCAGTCCACGCTGAGCAACATGTTCGCGGGGCTGCAGATCGCGTTCGGCGACATGGTGCGCATAGGGGACACGGTCGTGGTGGACGGTGAGTGGGGCACGGTCGAGGAGATCACCCTCACGTACCTCACGGTCCGCACGTGGGACGAGCGCCGGATCACGATGCCGGTGTCGTACTTCACGTCCAAGCCCTTCGAGAACTGGTCGCGCGGCACCCCGCAGATGACCGGCATCGTCTACTGGCACCTCGACCACACCGCCCCCGTGGCCGCGATGCGCGAGAAGCTCCGCGACATCCTGCGCGAGTGCCCCGCCTGGGACGGCCGCGCCTACGGCCTGGACGTGACGGACACCACACCCAACACCATGGAGGTACGGGCCCTGTTGACGGCGAAGGACGCGGACGACGTCTGGACGGTACGGGTCGCGGTCCGCGAGCGGATGATCGCCTGGCTGATCCAGGAACACCCGTACGCCCTGCCCCGCGTCAACACGGCCGACGCGACCCTCCCTCCAGGCGCCAACGGCCGCCGCCCGTCCCCGGACGGCACCCCCCAGCGCCGAGCAACGGACACCCCAAGGCCAGACCGATTCTGA
- a CDS encoding alkaline phosphatase D family protein gives MTSRNRPNTGLNSPAPRRRTVVKAAAAGAVLAAPLAGALPARAATGTPAFLHGVASGDPLPDGILLWTRVTPTTEATPGSGLGPDTEVSWIVARDKAFTNIVAKGSTTATAASDHTVKADIRGLAPATDYWFRFSAGGTDSPPGRARTAPATDAAVAGLRFGVVSCANWEAGYFSAYRHLAARGDLDAWLHLGDYIYEYPAGEYGTRGTSVRSHAPAHEIVTLADYRIRHGRYKTDPDLQALHATAPVVAIWDDHEIANDTWSGGAENHTEGAEGTWAARQAAAKQAYFEWMPVRPAIAGTTYRRLRFGKLADLSLLDLRSFRSQQAAIGNGDVDDPDRTLTGRAQLDWLKAGLKSSDTTWRLVGNSVMISPFAIGSLSAELLKPLAKLLGLPQEGLAINTDQWDGYTDDRRELLAHLRSNAIRNTVFLTGDIHMAWANDVPVNAGTYPLSASAATEFVVTSVTSDNLDDLVKVPEGTVSALASPVIRAANRHVHWVDTDRHGYGVLDITAERAQMDYYVLSDRTKASATASWSRSYRTRSGTQKVERTYDPV, from the coding sequence GTGACCAGTCGAAACAGACCCAACACGGGCCTCAACTCTCCCGCTCCGCGCCGCCGTACGGTCGTCAAGGCGGCCGCCGCCGGAGCCGTCCTCGCCGCCCCGCTCGCCGGTGCCCTGCCCGCCCGCGCGGCCACCGGGACCCCCGCCTTCCTGCACGGCGTCGCCTCCGGTGACCCCCTCCCGGACGGCATCCTGCTGTGGACCCGGGTGACGCCCACCACCGAGGCGACGCCCGGCTCCGGACTCGGCCCGGACACCGAGGTCAGCTGGATCGTGGCCAGGGACAAGGCGTTCACGAACATCGTCGCCAAGGGCTCCACCACGGCGACCGCCGCCTCCGACCACACGGTCAAGGCCGACATCCGCGGCCTCGCGCCCGCCACCGACTACTGGTTCCGCTTCTCCGCCGGCGGCACCGACTCCCCGCCCGGCCGCGCCCGCACCGCCCCCGCCACCGACGCGGCCGTCGCGGGCCTGCGCTTCGGCGTGGTCTCCTGCGCCAACTGGGAGGCCGGCTACTTCTCCGCGTACCGCCACCTCGCCGCCCGCGGCGACCTGGACGCCTGGCTGCACCTCGGCGACTACATCTACGAGTACCCGGCGGGCGAGTACGGCACCCGGGGCACCTCCGTGCGCTCGCACGCCCCCGCGCACGAGATCGTCACCCTCGCCGACTACCGCATCCGGCACGGCCGTTACAAGACCGACCCGGACCTCCAGGCGCTGCACGCCACCGCCCCCGTCGTGGCGATCTGGGACGACCACGAGATAGCCAACGACACCTGGTCCGGCGGCGCCGAGAACCACACCGAGGGCGCCGAGGGCACCTGGGCGGCCCGCCAGGCCGCCGCCAAGCAGGCCTACTTCGAGTGGATGCCCGTCCGCCCGGCCATCGCCGGCACCACCTACCGCCGGCTGCGCTTCGGCAAGCTCGCCGACCTCTCCCTGCTCGACCTGCGCTCCTTCCGCTCGCAGCAGGCCGCCATCGGCAACGGCGACGTCGACGACCCGGACCGCACGCTCACCGGGCGCGCCCAACTCGACTGGCTGAAGGCGGGCCTGAAGTCCTCCGACACCACCTGGCGGCTGGTCGGCAACTCGGTGATGATCTCGCCGTTCGCCATCGGGTCCCTCTCCGCCGAGCTGCTGAAGCCGCTGGCCAAGCTGCTGGGCCTGCCGCAGGAGGGCCTGGCCATCAACACCGACCAGTGGGACGGCTACACCGACGACCGCCGCGAACTCCTCGCCCACCTGCGCTCGAACGCGATCCGCAACACGGTCTTCCTCACCGGCGACATCCACATGGCGTGGGCCAACGACGTGCCGGTGAACGCCGGTACGTACCCGCTGTCGGCGTCCGCCGCCACGGAGTTCGTGGTCACCTCGGTCACGTCCGACAACCTCGACGACCTCGTGAAGGTCCCCGAGGGCACCGTCTCCGCCCTTGCCTCGCCGGTCATCCGCGCGGCCAACCGGCATGTCCACTGGGTCGACACCGACCGTCACGGCTACGGCGTCCTGGACATCACCGCCGAGCGCGCGCAGATGGACTACTACGTCCTCTCCGACCGCACCAAGGCCAGTGCGACGGCCTCCTGGAGCCGCTCCTACCGCACCCGCAGCGGCACGCAGAAGGTCGAGCGGACGTACGACCCGGTGTAA
- a CDS encoding dienelactone hydrolase family protein, whose protein sequence is MNIMLFHSTYGLRPAVRAAADRLRTAGHEVWTPDLFEGRTFETAEDGMAFKEEVGKDELLKRAVLAAAPYSERGLVYAGFSLGASVAQTLALGDDKARGLLLLHGTSDLAPNVSVDDLPVQLHVAEPDPFETDDWLSAWYLQMRRAGADVEIYRYAGAGHLYTDPELPDYDEEAAEATWRVALGFLDSL, encoded by the coding sequence ATGAACATCATGCTGTTTCACTCGACCTACGGCCTCAGACCCGCGGTGCGCGCCGCGGCGGACCGGCTGCGCACGGCCGGTCACGAGGTGTGGACGCCGGACCTCTTCGAGGGGCGCACGTTCGAGACGGCCGAGGACGGCATGGCGTTCAAGGAGGAGGTCGGCAAGGACGAGTTGCTGAAGCGGGCCGTGCTGGCCGCCGCGCCGTACTCGGAGCGCGGGCTGGTGTACGCCGGGTTCTCGCTCGGCGCCTCGGTCGCGCAGACCCTCGCGCTGGGCGACGACAAGGCGCGCGGGCTGCTGCTCCTGCACGGCACGTCGGACCTCGCGCCGAACGTCTCGGTGGACGACCTGCCGGTGCAGTTGCACGTCGCCGAGCCGGACCCGTTCGAGACGGACGACTGGCTCAGCGCCTGGTATCTGCAGATGCGCCGGGCCGGTGCGGACGTGGAGATCTACCGGTACGCCGGGGCCGGGCACCTGTACACCGACCCCGAGCTCCCGGACTACGACGAGGAGGCCGCCGAGGCCACCTGGCGGGTGGCGCTCGGCTTCCTCGACAGTCTCTGA
- the dnaE gene encoding DNA polymerase III subunit alpha produces MSKPPFTHLHVHTQYSLLDGAARLKDMFNACNEMGMTHIAMSDHGNLHGAYDFFHSAKKAGITPIIGIEAYVAPESRRNKRKIQWGQPHQKRDDVSGSGGYTHKTMWAVNKTGLHNLFRLSSDAYAEGWLQKWPRMDKETIAQWSEGIVASTGCPSGELQTRLRLGQFDEALKAAADYQDIFGKDRYFLELMDHGIDIEHRVRDGLLEIGKKLGIPPLVTNDSHYTYAHEAGAHDALLCIQTGKNLSDPDRFKFDGTGYYLKSTDEMYAIDSSDAWQEGCANTLLVAEMVDTAGMFEKRDLMPKFDIPEGYTEVTWFQEEVRRGMERRFPGGVPEDRRKQAEYEMDVIISMGFPGYFLVVADFIMWAKKQGIAVGPGRGSAAGSIVAYAMGITDLDPIPHGLIFERFLNPERISMPDVDIDFDERRRVEVIRYVTEKYGADKVAMIGTYGTIKAKNAIKDSARVLGYPYAMGDRLTKAMPPDVLGKGIPLSGITDSSHPRYSEAGEIRAMYENEPDVKKVIDTARGVEGLVRQMGVHAAGVIMSSETITDHVPVWVRHTDGVTITQWDYPSCESLGLLKMDFLGLRNLTIMDDAVKMVKSNKGIDIDLLSLPLDDPTTFELLQRGDTLGVFQFDGGPMRSLLRLMKPDNFEDISAVSALYRPGPMGMNSHTNYALRKNGQQEITPIHPELEEPLREVLDVTYGLIVYQEQVQKAAQIIAGYSLGEADVLRRVMGKKKPEELEKNFVIFQGGARKKGFSDEAIQALWDVLVPFAGYAFNKAHSAAYGLVSYWTAYLKANHPAEYMAALLTSVKDDKDKSAVYLNECRRMGIRVLPPNVNESESNFAAQGDEVILFGLSAVRNVGTNVVESIIRCRKAKGKYASFPDYLDKVDAVVCNKRTTESLIKAGAFDTMGHTRKGLTAQYEPMIDNVVAVKRKEAEGQFDLFGGMGEEASSEPGFGLDVEFSTDEWDKTYLLAQEREMLGLYVSDHPLFGLEHVLSDKADAGIAQLTGGDFGDGAVVTIGGIISGLQRKMTKQGNAWAIATVEDLAGSIECMFFPATYQLVSTQLVEDAVVFVKGRLDKREDVPRLVAMELMVPDLSNAGTNAPVVLTIPAVKVTPPMISRLGEILTHHKGDSEVRIKLQGPTKTTVLRLDRHRVKPDPALFGDLKVLLGPSCLAG; encoded by the coding sequence GTGTCGAAGCCGCCGTTCACGCACCTGCACGTCCACACCCAGTACTCGCTGCTGGACGGTGCCGCGCGGCTCAAGGACATGTTCAACGCGTGCAACGAGATGGGCATGACGCACATCGCCATGTCCGACCACGGCAACCTCCACGGGGCGTACGACTTCTTCCATTCCGCGAAGAAGGCCGGAATCACCCCGATCATCGGCATCGAGGCGTATGTCGCGCCCGAGTCCCGACGCAACAAGCGCAAGATCCAGTGGGGCCAGCCGCACCAGAAGCGGGACGACGTCTCCGGTTCCGGCGGTTACACCCACAAGACGATGTGGGCCGTGAACAAGACCGGCCTGCACAACCTCTTCCGGCTGTCCTCGGACGCGTACGCCGAGGGCTGGCTCCAGAAGTGGCCCCGGATGGACAAGGAGACCATCGCCCAGTGGTCCGAGGGCATCGTCGCCTCCACCGGCTGCCCGTCCGGCGAGCTCCAGACCAGGCTGCGCCTCGGTCAGTTCGACGAGGCCCTCAAGGCGGCCGCCGACTACCAGGACATCTTCGGCAAGGACCGCTACTTCCTGGAGCTGATGGACCACGGCATCGACATCGAGCACCGGGTCCGCGACGGACTGCTGGAGATCGGCAAGAAGCTCGGCATCCCCCCGCTGGTCACCAACGACTCGCACTACACGTACGCGCACGAGGCGGGCGCCCACGACGCGCTGCTGTGCATCCAGACCGGCAAGAACCTCTCCGACCCCGACCGCTTCAAGTTCGACGGCACCGGCTACTACCTGAAGTCCACGGACGAGATGTACGCCATCGACTCCTCGGACGCCTGGCAGGAGGGCTGCGCCAACACGCTCCTGGTCGCCGAGATGGTCGACACCGCGGGCATGTTCGAGAAGCGCGACCTGATGCCCAAGTTCGACATCCCGGAGGGCTACACCGAGGTCACCTGGTTCCAGGAGGAGGTCCGCCGCGGCATGGAGCGCCGCTTCCCGGGCGGCGTCCCCGAGGACCGCAGGAAGCAGGCCGAGTACGAGATGGACGTCATCATCTCGATGGGCTTCCCCGGCTACTTCCTCGTGGTCGCCGACTTCATCATGTGGGCCAAGAAGCAGGGCATCGCGGTCGGCCCCGGCCGAGGCTCCGCGGCAGGCTCGATCGTCGCCTACGCCATGGGCATCACCGACCTCGACCCGATCCCGCACGGCCTGATCTTCGAGCGCTTCCTCAACCCCGAGCGCATCTCGATGCCCGACGTCGACATCGACTTCGACGAGCGTCGGCGCGTCGAGGTGATCAGGTACGTGACGGAGAAATACGGCGCCGACAAGGTCGCCATGATCGGCACGTACGGCACCATCAAGGCCAAGAACGCGATCAAGGACTCCGCGCGCGTCCTCGGCTACCCGTACGCGATGGGCGACCGGCTCACCAAGGCCATGCCGCCGGACGTCCTCGGCAAGGGCATCCCGCTCTCCGGCATCACCGACTCCAGCCACCCGCGCTACTCGGAGGCGGGCGAGATCCGGGCGATGTACGAGAACGAGCCGGACGTGAAGAAGGTCATCGACACCGCGCGCGGCGTGGAGGGCCTGGTCCGGCAGATGGGTGTGCACGCGGCCGGCGTGATCATGTCCAGCGAGACCATCACCGACCACGTCCCGGTGTGGGTGAGGCACACCGACGGCGTGACCATCACGCAGTGGGACTACCCGAGCTGTGAGTCGCTCGGCCTGCTGAAGATGGACTTCCTGGGCCTGCGCAACCTGACGATCATGGACGACGCCGTGAAGATGGTGAAGTCCAACAAGGGGATCGACATCGATCTCCTCAGCCTCCCGCTGGACGACCCCACGACCTTCGAACTGCTCCAGCGCGGCGACACCCTCGGCGTCTTCCAGTTCGACGGCGGCCCCATGCGCTCGCTGCTGCGCCTGATGAAGCCGGACAACTTCGAAGACATCTCCGCCGTGTCGGCCCTGTACCGCCCGGGCCCGATGGGCATGAACTCCCACACCAACTACGCCCTGCGCAAGAACGGCCAGCAGGAGATCACCCCGATCCACCCGGAGCTGGAGGAGCCGCTCAGGGAAGTCCTGGACGTCACCTACGGCCTGATCGTCTACCAGGAGCAGGTGCAGAAGGCCGCGCAGATCATCGCCGGGTACTCGCTCGGCGAGGCCGACGTCCTGCGCCGCGTGATGGGCAAGAAGAAGCCCGAGGAGTTGGAGAAGAACTTCGTCATCTTCCAGGGCGGCGCCCGCAAGAAGGGCTTCAGCGACGAGGCCATCCAGGCGCTGTGGGACGTGCTGGTCCCGTTCGCCGGCTACGCGTTCAACAAGGCGCACTCGGCGGCGTACGGACTGGTCTCGTACTGGACCGCGTACCTGAAGGCGAACCACCCGGCCGAGTACATGGCCGCGCTGCTCACCTCGGTCAAGGACGACAAGGACAAGTCGGCGGTCTACCTCAACGAGTGCCGCCGCATGGGCATCCGGGTGCTGCCGCCGAACGTCAACGAGTCCGAGTCGAACTTCGCCGCGCAGGGCGACGAAGTGATCCTGTTCGGCCTGTCCGCCGTGCGCAACGTCGGTACGAACGTGGTCGAGTCGATCATCAGGTGCCGCAAGGCGAAGGGGAAGTACGCCTCCTTCCCCGACTACCTCGACAAGGTCGACGCGGTCGTCTGCAACAAGCGCACCACGGAGTCGCTGATCAAGGCGGGCGCGTTCGACACCATGGGCCACACCCGCAAGGGCCTGACGGCGCAGTACGAGCCGATGATCGACAACGTGGTCGCGGTCAAACGCAAGGAGGCGGAAGGGCAGTTCGACCTCTTCGGCGGCATGGGCGAGGAGGCGAGCAGCGAGCCGGGCTTCGGCCTGGACGTGGAGTTCTCGACCGACGAGTGGGACAAGACCTATCTGCTCGCCCAGGAGCGGGAGATGCTCGGTCTGTACGTCTCCGACCACCCGCTCTTCGGCCTGGAGCACGTGCTGTCCGACAAGGCCGACGCGGGCATCGCCCAGCTCACCGGCGGGGACTTCGGCGACGGCGCGGTCGTCACCATCGGCGGCATCATCTCGGGTCTGCAGCGCAAGATGACCAAGCAGGGCAACGCCTGGGCGATCGCCACGGTGGAGGACCTCGCCGGTTCCATCGAGTGCATGTTCTTCCCGGCGACGTACCAGTTGGTGTCGACCCAACTCGTCGAGGACGCCGTGGTGTTCGTCAAGGGCCGCCTGGACAAGCGGGAGGACGTGCCGCGGCTGGTCGCGATGGAGCTGATGGTTCCCGACCTGTCCAACGCGGGCACCAACGCGCCCGTGGTGCTCACCATCCCGGCGGTGAAGGTCACTCCGCCCATGATCAGCCGGCTCGGTGAGATCCTCACCCACCACAAGGGCGACAGCGAGGTGCGGATCAAGCTCCAGGGTCCGACGAAGACGACCGTCCTGCGGCTGGACCGGCACCGGGTGAAGCCGGACCCGGCCTTGTTCGGTGACCTGAAGGTGCTGCTCGGACCGTCCTGCCTGGCGGGCTGA